A section of the Bacillus sp. HSf4 genome encodes:
- the dnaX gene encoding DNA polymerase III subunit gamma/tau: MSYQALYRVFRPQLFEDVVGQEHITKTLQNALLQKKFSHAYLFSGPRGTGKTSAAKLFAKAVNCEHAPVSEPCNECSACKGITNGAISDVIEIDAASNNGVDEIRDIRDKVKFAPSAVTYKVYIIDEVHMLSIGAFNALLKTLEEPPEHCIFILATTEPHKIPLTIISRCQRFDFKRITSQAIVGRMNKIVETEQFKVEEGTLEIIAGAADGGMRDALSLLDQAISFSGEELTIDDALLITGAVSQHYIGKLANSLYEKNVSGALETLNELLQQGKDPAKLIEDMIFYFRDMLLYQTAPDLEGVLEKVKVDEEFQSLSRQIPAPALYEMIDILNKSHQEMKWTNHPRIFFEVAVVKLCQGAAKAEAPSAGQPEVENLVNKVRLLEQEIERLKTSGIQVSAAPSQPKEAPRPHKSAKNGYKAPVGRIHEILKDATRADLEKLKGFWGELLAQLKQQNKVSHAALLNDSEPVASSSKAFVLSFKYEIHCKMVAEDNNGVRTNLEHILEGMLGHRIDIVGVPEAQWGKIRKEFLQDHQQEDTEANESKEEDPLIAEAKKLVGAELIEIKE, from the coding sequence GTGAGTTACCAGGCTTTATACAGAGTGTTCAGGCCGCAGTTATTTGAAGATGTAGTCGGTCAGGAGCACATCACGAAAACGTTGCAAAATGCCCTTTTACAAAAGAAATTTTCGCACGCTTACTTGTTTTCCGGACCGAGGGGAACGGGAAAGACAAGCGCTGCAAAACTGTTTGCCAAAGCGGTCAACTGTGAGCATGCTCCAGTCAGTGAACCGTGTAACGAATGTTCCGCGTGCAAAGGCATTACAAACGGTGCGATTTCAGACGTAATCGAAATCGATGCCGCATCCAACAACGGTGTGGATGAAATACGCGACATTCGCGATAAAGTCAAATTTGCCCCGTCCGCTGTGACGTATAAAGTATATATCATAGATGAAGTACATATGCTTTCTATTGGCGCATTTAACGCACTTCTTAAAACACTTGAAGAACCGCCTGAGCATTGTATTTTTATTCTCGCAACGACAGAGCCTCATAAAATCCCTTTAACCATTATTTCTCGATGTCAGCGTTTTGACTTTAAAAGAATCACGTCCCAGGCGATTGTCGGACGAATGAACAAAATCGTTGAAACGGAGCAGTTCAAGGTGGAGGAAGGCACCTTGGAAATCATTGCCGGAGCAGCAGACGGAGGAATGAGGGATGCTTTAAGCCTTCTGGATCAAGCGATATCCTTCAGCGGCGAGGAGCTTACGATCGATGATGCCTTGCTGATCACGGGAGCCGTGTCTCAGCATTATATAGGAAAACTGGCGAATTCGCTTTATGAAAAAAATGTTTCCGGCGCGTTAGAGACACTGAACGAACTGCTGCAACAGGGGAAAGACCCGGCAAAGCTGATCGAGGATATGATCTTCTATTTCCGGGATATGCTTCTCTATCAAACCGCGCCCGACTTAGAAGGCGTGCTTGAAAAGGTGAAAGTTGACGAAGAGTTCCAAAGCCTCTCCCGTCAAATTCCTGCGCCTGCTCTTTATGAAATGATTGATATTTTAAATAAAAGTCACCAGGAAATGAAATGGACGAATCATCCGCGCATCTTTTTTGAGGTTGCGGTTGTGAAGCTCTGCCAAGGAGCGGCAAAAGCGGAGGCGCCTTCAGCGGGGCAGCCGGAGGTGGAAAACCTCGTCAACAAGGTCCGCCTTCTTGAACAGGAAATTGAAAGGCTCAAAACATCGGGGATACAGGTTTCCGCGGCTCCAAGTCAGCCGAAGGAAGCGCCCCGTCCTCACAAAAGCGCGAAAAACGGATATAAGGCGCCTGTCGGTCGCATCCATGAAATTTTAAAAGACGCCACAAGGGCGGACCTCGAAAAATTAAAGGGCTTCTGGGGAGAGCTGCTTGCTCAGCTCAAACAGCAAAATAAGGTGTCGCACGCCGCTCTTTTAAATGACAGCGAGCCGGTGGCGTCGTCTTCCAAGGCATTTGTTCTTTCGTTTAAATATGAAATCCATTGCAAAATGGTTGCCGAGGATAATAATGGAGTCCGAACAAACCTCGAGCACATATTGGAGGGAATGCTCGGCCACAGAATAGATATAGTTGGCGTTCCTGAAGCCCAATGGGGTAAAATAAGAAAAGAATTTTTGCAAGATCATCAGCAGGAAGACACAGAAGCGAATGAATCAAAAGAAGAAGATCCGCTCATAGCAGAAGCGAAAAAGCTCGTTGGGGCGGAATTGATTGAAATTAAAGAATAA
- a CDS encoding YbaB/EbfC family nucleoid-associated protein: protein MRGGMGNMQKMMKQMQKMQKDMQKAQEELAEKVLEGTAGGGMVTVKVNGQKEVIDVIINEEAVDPDDVEMLQDLVLAATNDALKKVDEVTNETMGKFTKGMNMPGLF from the coding sequence ATGCGCGGTGGAATGGGAAATATGCAAAAAATGATGAAGCAAATGCAAAAAATGCAAAAGGATATGCAAAAGGCACAGGAAGAACTGGCTGAAAAGGTGCTTGAAGGCACAGCAGGCGGAGGAATGGTCACCGTTAAAGTGAACGGTCAAAAAGAAGTCATCGATGTAATCATTAACGAAGAAGCCGTCGACCCTGACGATGTAGAAATGCTTCAAGATCTCGTCCTTGCAGCGACAAACGACGCTTTGAAAAAAGTTGACGAAGTGACAAATGAAACAATGGGTAAGTTTACAAAAGGGATGAACATGCCGGGTTTATTCTAG
- the recR gene encoding recombination protein RecR, protein MQYPEPISKLIDSFMKLPGIGPKTAVRLAFFVLSMKEDVVLDFAKALVNAKRNLTYCSICGHITDQDPCYICEDTRRDKSVICVVQDPKDVIAMEKMKEYEGLYHVLHGAISPMDGIGPEDIKIPELLKRLQDDQVTEVILATNPNIEGEATAMYISRLLKPSGIKLSRIAHGLPVGGDLEYADEVTLSKALEGRREM, encoded by the coding sequence ATGCAGTATCCTGAACCAATATCAAAGCTGATTGACAGCTTTATGAAATTGCCAGGAATCGGACCCAAAACGGCGGTCCGTCTGGCTTTTTTTGTTCTCAGTATGAAAGAAGATGTTGTGTTAGATTTTGCAAAGGCATTGGTAAACGCAAAGCGCAATTTGACATATTGTTCGATTTGCGGCCACATAACGGATCAAGATCCCTGCTATATTTGCGAAGATACGAGAAGAGACAAATCGGTCATATGTGTTGTTCAGGATCCAAAAGATGTCATTGCCATGGAAAAAATGAAGGAATACGAAGGCTTGTACCATGTGCTGCATGGTGCAATTTCTCCGATGGATGGCATTGGACCGGAAGATATTAAAATTCCCGAATTGCTGAAGCGATTGCAGGATGATCAAGTAACTGAAGTGATTCTCGCCACAAACCCAAATATAGAAGGAGAAGCAACGGCCATGTACATTTCGAGGCTTTTAAAGCCATCTGGCATCAAGCTGTCCCGCATTGCCCATGGACTTCCGGTCGGCGGCGATTTGGAATATGCAGATGAAGTCACTCTTTCTAAAGCGCTAGAAGGCAGACGTGAAATGTAG
- a CDS encoding YaaL family protein has protein sequence MGFLRKKKLRKEFDNKLVEQLMQQKEEWNRQQRLIENSLEPSAEVLYELKVAEAKYFFYLREAKKRNLRIGGWK, from the coding sequence ATGGGTTTTCTTCGGAAAAAGAAGCTTAGAAAAGAATTTGATAACAAGCTGGTTGAACAGCTGATGCAGCAAAAAGAAGAATGGAACAGGCAACAGCGGCTGATTGAAAACAGCCTTGAGCCTTCCGCTGAAGTCCTCTACGAGTTGAAAGTAGCTGAAGCAAAGTACTTTTTTTATTTGCGGGAAGCCAAAAAAAGAAACTTAAGAATCGGCGGATGGAAGTAG
- a CDS encoding pro-sigmaK processing inhibitor BofA family protein yields MGSVIIIGAIVALVALLFFSKTAFKPLKWIGTIAVRLIIGALLLFCVNLFGESIGIHVPINIVTTGVSGLLGVPGVAALIVIKQFIAV; encoded by the coding sequence ATGGGATCTGTTATCATTATCGGGGCAATTGTGGCTTTGGTTGCCCTGCTGTTTTTTTCAAAGACCGCCTTTAAACCTTTAAAATGGATCGGGACGATTGCCGTTCGATTGATCATCGGCGCCCTGTTGTTGTTTTGTGTAAATCTGTTTGGAGAAAGCATTGGCATTCATGTGCCGATTAATATTGTGACAACGGGGGTCAGCGGATTATTAGGTGTACCGGGGGTAGCGGCTCTCATCGTAATTAAACAATTTATCGCTGTTTAA